From Styela clava chromosome 6, kaStyClav1.hap1.2, whole genome shotgun sequence, one genomic window encodes:
- the LOC144424440 gene encoding sulfotransferase 1E1-like — translation MQVFIVLSLALTTAFLYARTRWKSMRMIDRYSFKVKLMIKLGIAHLLHMTGLSQILRVRYLYPINYTASNGFKTLLSNTGMAAVYEEALKFKIRDDDVFIATYPKSGTTWMQQIVWLICNNADTNVAEDKPLSSRIPFLEAVDMTDNVLLGIQTLEKWQKNKQSSVYHNCLIQFSS, via the exons ATGCAAGTTTTTATTGTACTATCATTAGCTCTTACTACTGCGTTTTTATACGCAAGAACAAGATGGAAATCAATGCGAATGATTGACAGATACTCTTTCA AAGTGAAGCTGATGATTAAACTCGGAATAGCACATTTGCTTCATATGACTGGTTTGTCACAGATATTGAGGGTACGGTACCTATATCCTATAAATTATACGGCATCCAATGGATTTAAAACACTATTAAGCAACACAGGAATGGCTGCTGTGTATGAGGAAGCtctgaaattcaaaattaggGATGATGATGTTTTTATTGCTACTTATCCAAAATCAG GTACAACATGGATGCAGCAAATTGTTTGGTTAATTTGCAACAATGCTGATACCAACGTTGCTGAAGACAAGCCACTTTCGAGTCGAATTCCCTTTCTTGAAGCAGTGGATATGACGGACAACGTGTTATTGGGAATACAAACGCttgaaaaatggcaaaagaatAAGCAAAGTTCAGTATATCATAACTGTTTGATACAATTCAGTAGCTAG
- the LOC144411707 gene encoding sulfotransferase 1B1-like isoform X3, giving the protein MNMLLPHPGTWSEFLKNYSSGNIMFGSWFPHVLKYWEKFQTDKERIYFTTYEAMKKDMKKEIVAVANFLGKKLTNEQIDIIFNLCTFYSMSKDKSTNYSHGKNLGMNFKKSKFMRKGEVGDWKNYFTINENAAFDELYEEKIKDSGLDIPFEL; this is encoded by the exons ATGAATATGCTACTACCGCACCCAGGAACCTGGagtgaatttttgaaaaattatagcTCTGGAAATATCATGTTTGGAAGCTGGTTTCCTCATGTTCTCAAATACTGGGAG AAGTTTCAGACAGACAAAGAACGCATTTACTTTACCACGTACGAAGCTATGAAGAAGGACATGAAAAAGGAAATAGTTGCTGTAGCCAACTTTCTTGGAAAGAAACTAACAAATGAACAAATAGATATCATATTCAATCTTTGCACATTCTACAGTATGAGCAAAGACAAAAGTACAAATTACTCACATGGTAAAAATTTgggaatgaattttaaaaagtcAAAGTTCATGAGAAAAGGCGAAGTTGGTGATTGGAAGAACTATTtcacaataaatgaaaatgcagCTTTTGATGAATTAtacgaagaaaaaataaaagatagtGGACTTGACATTCCTTTCGAATtgtga
- the LOC144424441 gene encoding sulfotransferase 1E1-like: MKKDMKKEIVAVANFLGKKLTNEQIDIIFNFCTFDSMSKNKSTNYSHVKNLVMNFKKSKFMRKGEVGDWKNYFTINENAAFDELYEEKIKDSGLDIPFEL; this comes from the coding sequence ATGAAGAAGGACATGAAAAAGGAAATAGTTGCTGTAGCCAACTTTCTTGGAAAGAAACTAACAAATGAACAAATAGATATCATATTTAATTTCTGCACATTCGACAGTATGAGCAAGAACAAAAGTACAAATTACTCACATGTTAAAAATTTGgtaatgaattttaaaaagtcAAAGTTCATGAGAAAAGGTGAAGTTGGTGATTGGAAGAATTATTtcacaataaatgaaaatgcagCTTTCGATGAATTAtacgaagaaaaaataaaagatagtGGACTTGACATTCCTTTCGAGTTgtga
- the LOC144411707 gene encoding sulfotransferase 1E1-like isoform X1 produces MHVVIVLSIPLTTAFLNARTRWKSIRMTDKYSFKVKLMIKLGIAHLLHMTGLSQILRVRYLYPINYTASNGFKTLLSNTGMAAVYEEALKFRIMDDDVFIATYPKLGTTWMQQIVWLICNNADTNVAEDKPLSSRIPFLEAVDMTDNVLLGIQMLENGKRISKANKDPSPLRTPAWRYSIG; encoded by the exons ATGCATGTTGTTATTGTACTATCAATACCTCTTACTACTGCGTTTTTAAACGCAAGAACAAGATGGAAATCAATCCGAATGACTGACAAATACTCTTTCA AAGTGAAGCTGATGATTAAACTCGGAATAGCACATTTGCTTCATATGACTGGTTTGTCACAGATATTGAGGGTACGGTACCTATATCCTATAAATTATACGGCATCCAATGGATTTAAAACACTATTAAGCAACACAGGAATGGCTGCTGTGTATGAGGAAGCTCTGAAATTCAGAATTATGGATGATGATGTTTTTATTGCTACTTATCCAAAATTAG GTACAACATGGATGCAGCAAATTGTTTGGTTAATTTGCAACAATGCTGATACCAACGTTGCTGAAGACAAGCCACTTTCGAGTCGAATTCCCTTTCTTGAAGCAGTGGATATGACGGACAACGTGTTATTGGGAATACAAATGCTTGAAAATGGCAAAAGAATAAGCAAA GCTAATAAAGACCCATCTCCCTTACGGACTCCTGCCTGGAGATATTCAATTGGGTAA
- the LOC144411707 gene encoding sulfotransferase 1 family member D1-like isoform X2, producing MQVFFVLSLALTTAFLYARTRWESMRMIDRDSFKVKLMIKLGIPHLLRVTGLSEMLRVRYLYHFRAFNGCKTLLSNTGMAEIHAEALEFQIRDDDVFIATYPKSGTTWMQQIVWLICNNADTNVAEDKPLSSRIPFLEAVDMTDNVLLGIQMLENGKRISKANKDPSPLRTPAWRYSIG from the exons ATGCAAGTTTTTTTTGTACTATCATTAGCTCTTACTACTGCGTTTTTATACGCAAGAACAAGATGGGAATCAATGCGAATGATTGACAGAGACtccttca AAGTGAAGCTGATGATAAAACTCGGAATACCACATTTGCTTCGTGTGACTGGTTTGTCGGAGATGTTGAGGGTACGTTACTTATATCATTTTAGGGCATTCAATGGATGCAAAACATTATTAAGCAACACGGGAATGGCTGAAATACATGCGGAAGCTCTGGAATTCCAGATTAGAGATGATGATGTTTTTATTGCTACTTATCCAAAATCAG GTACAACATGGATGCAGCAAATTGTTTGGTTAATTTGCAACAATGCTGATACCAACGTTGCTGAAGACAAGCCACTTTCGAGTCGAATTCCCTTTCTTGAAGCAGTGGATATGACGGACAACGTGTTATTGGGAATACAAATGCTTGAAAATGGCAAAAGAATAAGCAAA GCTAATAAAGACCCATCTCCCTTACGGACTCCTGCCTGGAGATATTCAATTGGGTAA
- the LOC144411707 gene encoding sulfotransferase 1E1-like isoform X4: MIKLGIAHLLHMTGLSQILRVRYLYPINYTASNGFKTLLSNTGMAAVYEEALKFRIMDDDVFIATYPKLGTTWMQQIVWLICNNADTNVAEDKPLSSRIPFLEAVDMTDNVLLGIQMLENGKRISKANKDPSPLRTPAWRYSIG, translated from the exons ATGATTAAACTCGGAATAGCACATTTGCTTCATATGACTGGTTTGTCACAGATATTGAGGGTACGGTACCTATATCCTATAAATTATACGGCATCCAATGGATTTAAAACACTATTAAGCAACACAGGAATGGCTGCTGTGTATGAGGAAGCTCTGAAATTCAGAATTATGGATGATGATGTTTTTATTGCTACTTATCCAAAATTAG GTACAACATGGATGCAGCAAATTGTTTGGTTAATTTGCAACAATGCTGATACCAACGTTGCTGAAGACAAGCCACTTTCGAGTCGAATTCCCTTTCTTGAAGCAGTGGATATGACGGACAACGTGTTATTGGGAATACAAATGCTTGAAAATGGCAAAAGAATAAGCAAA GCTAATAAAGACCCATCTCCCTTACGGACTCCTGCCTGGAGATATTCAATTGGGTAA
- the LOC120331045 gene encoding sulfotransferase 1B1-like encodes MQQIVWLICNNADTNVAEDKPLSSRIPFLEAVDMTDNVLLGIQTLEKWQKNKQRLIKTHLPYGLLPEDIQSGNKCKIIYVARNAKDVCVSFYFFHVMNMLLPHPGTWSEFLKNYSSGNIMFGSWFPHVLTYWEKFQTDKERIYFTTYEAMKKDLKREIVAVSNFLGKKLTNEQIDIIFNFCTFDSMSKNKSTNYSHVKNLVMDFKKSKFMRKGEVGEWKNYFTINENAAFDELYEEKIKDSGLDIPFEL; translated from the exons ATGCAGCAAATTGTTTGGTTAATTTGCAACAATGCTGATACCAACGTTGCTGAAGACAAGCCACTTTCGAGTCGAATTCCCTTTCTTGAAGCAGTGGATATGACGGACAACGTGTTATTGGGAATACAAACGCttgaaaaatggcaaaagaatAAGCAAAG GCTAATAAAGACGCATCTCCCTTACGGACTCCTGCCTGAAGATATTCAATCGGGTAACAAATGCAAGATAATTTATGTCGCCCGGAATGCGAAAGATGTTTGCGTTTCTTTCTACTTCTTTCACGTCATGAATATGCTACTACCGCACCCAGGAACCTGGagtgaatttttaaaaaattatagctCTGGAAATATCATGTTTGGAAGCTGGTTTCCTCATGTTCTTACATACTGGGAG AAGTTTCAGACAGACAAAGAACGCATTTACTTTACCACGTACGAAGCTATGAAGAAGGACTTGAAAAGGGAAATAGTTGCGGTATCCAACTTTCTTGGAAAGAAACTAACAAATGAACAAATAGATATCATATTTAATTTCTGCACATTCGACAGTATGAGCAAGAACAAAAGTACAAATTACTCACATGTTAAAAATTTGGTAATGGATTTTAAAAAGTCAAAGTTCATGAGAAAAGGCGAAGTTGGTGAGTGGAAGaattattttacaataaatgaaaatgcagCTTTCGATGAATTAtacgaagaaaaaataaaagatagtGGACTTGACATTCCTTTCGAGTTGTGA